Proteins from a single region of Cydia amplana chromosome 17, ilCydAmpl1.1, whole genome shotgun sequence:
- the LOC134655779 gene encoding uncharacterized protein LOC134655779, with the protein MAAESGDVTSESQGSRTRYCAVYDCTHKYKTHPQLAYFGFPSDKERIKLWAEKIRRPDIIQADGRVSGYYRVCEVHFNPRHVNATGKRQRRRLQKRAVPMLRLPHPGPYVHVADLIAVPTKFQVKGKTLVKSTLEVCEYVGEAPKQKTKKKQKVPQPPKLVSLPALEGLFSDCDRHLAPNTAEFVKLVARMQAVQDNDICIEFLHSNPQAYRLLQDSLGLPSVRALHRHCAPQLPDFNTAVELLKTRADQMTELEKHCTLSVQFLDARELLYYNITFDRIVGLHEVDGIQRPLVATRGVVVTARGLLKNWTQPVALCYLAKDDEPFNPWIDKIINRLHTIGLKVHALVCDPTTPAIREVSPEQPFFFVGDTKIYLLYDPPRLMKKLLCEFMVYDFHFDKTIAKWSDILLYRKIERNKALTLTPSLTDASMKSLTMHVIKPQRAAHLLSPALATALTDRAEQGHLSDSARATANFIIKINNLYDLLNSTTMKTSSEFKKGLSQDSNQVGFLTYMKTFFKTLKLEQSSFFDKVATKKLSDSWRVTIEAVLALQKDLQPVRPYLLTRNLHLDDSVAEKARLTVRSGFPSCQQIFSAFKKRFFHEMLQSSETRSVDLNDLLARVVGGAANGHQSDPMEIHDDIPVRPTDYRHLQLPKTYSLMSVAKHLLRAASRIHGNCALSVEYLNAPPEPDFLQLVENLDETLTSALREGVGASRLLRELLLDVHVLDCALPCACFPLDYLKRLFFRLRLYGILRHNQKHFKSGDTDLQINNLE; encoded by the exons AATTAAACTATGGGCGGAGAAGATCCGCCGTCCCGACATCATCCAGGCCGACGGGCGCGTGTCGGGCTACTACCGCGTGTGCGAGGTGCACTTCAACCCGCGGCACGTCAACGCAACCGGCAAGCGCCAGCGGCGGCGGCTGCAGAAGCGGGCCGTGCCCATGCTGAGGCTGCCGCACCCCGGACCTTACGTGCACGTCGCTGATCTTATAGCCGTGCCCACAAAGTTCCAG GTAAAGGGCAAGACATTAGTAAAAAGTACGCTAGAAGTTTGCGAGTACGTCGGTGAGGCGCCCAAACAGAAAACCAAAAAGAAGCAGAAGGTCCCTCAACCGCCAAAGCTAGTCTCGCTGCCCGCACTCGAAGGATTGTTCTCCGACTGCGACAGGCACCTCGCCCCGAACACAGCGGAGTTCGTCAAGCTCGTAGCTCGGATGCAGGCAGTCCAGGATAACGACATTTGTATCGAGTTTCTTCACTCGAACCCCCAAGCGTATCGTCTCCTGCAAGACTCGCTGGGACTCCCATCCGTACGCGCGCTACATCGCCACTGCGCGCCGCAACTACCTGATTTCAACACTGCTGTCGAGCTCCTAAAAACTAGGGCTGATCAAATGACGGAACTAGAGAAACACTGCACTCTCAGTGTACAATTTTTAGACGCAAGGGAGCTTCTGTACTACAACATAACTTTCGATAGGATTGTCGGATTGCATGAAGTCGACGGCATACAGAGACCATTGGTGGCCACTCGTGGGGTAGTTGTAACGGCGAGAGGATTGTTGAAGAACTGGACGCAGCCTGTAGCTCTTTGCTATTTAGCGAAAGACGACGAACCCTTTAATCCCTGGATCGACAAGATCATCAACCGTCTTCACACCATTGGGCTTAAGGTACACGCGTTGGTCTGCGATCCTACAACACCTGCTATTCGGGAGGTCTCGCCCGAACAGCCTTTCTTCTTCGTCGGCGATACCAAAATCTACCTCCTCTACGACCCGCCACGCTTGATGAAGAAGCTGCTTTGTGAATTTATGGTCTACGATTTTCATTTCGACAAGACGATAGCAAAGTGGAGCGATATACTTCTGTACAGGAAGATAGAAAGGAATAAGGCTTTGACTTTAACACCTAGTTTGACGGACGCAAGCATGAAGTCTCTCACAATGCATGTTATAAAGCCTCAGCGAGCCGCGCACCTCCTGTCCCCTGCACTGGCCACAGCTTTAACCGACCGCGCCGAGCAGGGCCATCTCAGCGACAGCGCACGAGCCACCGCTAACTTCATTATCAAAATCAACAACCTCTACGATCTGTTGAACTCTACCACAATGAAAACCAGCTCGGAGTTCAAAAAGGGACTGTCGCAAGACTCGAATCAAGTCGGTTTCCTCACatacatgaagacattttttaaAACCTTAAAGTTGGAACAAAGCTCCTTTTTCGACAAAGTCGCAACTAAGAAGCTCTCCGACAGCTGGCGGGTGACGATCGAGGCTGTGCTGGCGCTGCAAAAGGACTTACAACCGGTGCGACCGTACTTACTGACACGCAACTTACATTTGGATGACAGCGTAGCTGAGAAAGCGCGGCTCACGGTGCGCTCAGGCTTCCCGAGCTGCCAGCAGATATTTAGTGCTTTCAAGAAGCGGTTCTTTCATGAAATGCTGCAGTCCAGTGAGACGAGAAGCGTAGATTTAAACGATCTACTGGCACGAGTCGTAGGTGGCGCTGCCAATGGTCATCAAAGCGATCCTATGGAAATACACGATGATATACCTGTAAGACCAACTGACTACCGACATCTGCAGCTGCCGAAGACGTACAGTCTTATGTCAGTAGCAAAGCACTTACTGCGCGCGGCTTCGCGCATTCACGGAAACTGTGCTCTTTCTGTTGAATATTTGAATGCCCCACCAGAACCAGACTTCCTTCAACTTGTGGAGAATTTGGATGAGACCTTGACGAGTGCTTTGAGGGAAGGTGTCGGAGCCAGTCGGCTCCTGCGGGAGCTTCTGCTGGACGTGCACGTGCTGGACTGCGCGTTGCCGTGCGCGTGCTTCCCGCTCGACTACCTCAAGAGACTGTTCTTCCGATTACGGCTGTACGGCATCCTTAGACATAACCAGAAACATTTCAAAAGCGGCGATACTGATCTTCAAATTAACAATTTAGAATAA